The Balneola vulgaris DSM 17893 DNA window GCAATTGCTCACTACTACAAAGGGCTAGCATATGCTGAAATGGCTACAAACAACTCTAATGTAAGTGCACGTAAAGATCCTTATGGCAAAATGCGTGAAAACTTATTAACTGCTCAAAAATTATACGCTGAGCAAGGTATTCAAAGTGTAGAGTCGGTTGAAGCTGAATTACTTATTGACAGAAAATGGGGACTAGAACATAACGCTGCTGTTCAGTACGCTACTGGCGACAGTGCTGCTCCACAAGTAGCTAACCCATTAGATGTTGCTGTTGATCACTTAGAAAACGCTATCATCATCAACCCAGACAGTCTTCTTTCTTACGATGTGCTTGCTGAAGTACACCGTTTAAACAACAACATCCCTAAGGCTGTTGAGACAATGGAAATGATTGTTGAGCGTAAAGAAACTCCAGATGCTTACGACTACGATCGTTTAGGTGGATTTTACTTATTAAATGAAGACTACGACAATGCTACTCGTGTACTCGAGGAAGCTGCTGAAATGTACCCTGATTCAGTGAGCATTTACCAAAAGCTAGCTGATGCGTACATGAACTCAGGTCAGAGTGACGAGTCTATTCGCGTTCTTGAGACTTTAATTTCTAACGATCCTCAGAACCCACAGTACCACTTAGTACTTGGAACTCAGATTTATATCATTGCAAGTGATATCAATGAAGAAATTGAGCCATTATACGCTCAGGCTTACGATCTTGAAAAAGACATCGAACGCCTAAGAGGTAACGACAAAGCACAAGCTCAGCAGCGTTTAGATGAATTAAACAAAAACATTTCTGCTTTAGAAATGCGTTCATCTGAGCTTACAGATCAGGCATCTGAAGAGTTAACGCTTGTTACTGAATTACTACCTGATGATGCAAGAGCATACAACATCTTAGGCATTCTTAACCAGAACAGAGCTTCTCTACTATTCGAAAAGCGTACTAACACTGTTGATAACGACAAAGCTGCTGAGATTTACGAAGAAGCAAAATCGTACTTAACAGAAGCTATGGTTAGCTATGAAAAGGCTGCAGAAATTGAGCCAGATAACACTGGTTACTGGGAGTCTTTATTCAGAGTGTACACTGCTTTAGGAATGAATGAAAAAGCAGAAGAAGCCATGAAAAAAGCTGGAATGTAAGCAGCCATCATGATTTCTATGAATATTTCAAAACTAACCCGACTAGCAAGTTTTGTGCTTGCTGTCGGGTTTTTTGTTTCTTGTACTAGCTCACAATTCACTGTCGATAATTTAATCGAACAGGAAAATTATGCGTTAGCGCTTGAACAAATCGATCAAGAGTTAACAAAGAATCCAACTGCTGAATTATACATTCAGAAAGCGGAAGTCTTAGGAAAAATTGCCGTAACTAGAGAGGCAGAAAATAGAGACTCACTATATAATGAATTTGATATCGCACTTGAGAACGCGACGGATAATAACCTAGATTCAAGTGCTTTAATTAGCCAGAAAATTGATAGCATTTCCACTAAATACTGGAATATTGAGCATCAATCTGGTTTACAGGCGTATGAAAGTGATAACGAACAAGTACAACGCCGATCTATCTTACATTTTCAAAATGCATTAATCATTGATAGTGAAAATGTAGAGACTTATAAGTCCTTAGCCATCGCTCACTATAACTTTGGCAATATCGAAGAAGCGATTAGCACCCTAAATATCGCTAGTTCACTAGATCAAGAAGATTCAGAGATCTACGAAAACCTTGGCTTTCTTTATTTAGAAACAGGAAATGCTCAGCAATCAGCCTATTATTACAAGCTCGCGAATAAAGATCCGTTAAAGGATAAAAACATCGCATTTGGTTTAGTGAACGCTTATATCAGCGAAGGCAATGATGTTGAAGCTATTAAGTTGCTCGACCAATTAGTGAATGTGTACCCTAACAATGGCAAGATCCATAATGTATATGGAACACAACTCTTCAATCAAGTAAGTACGTTGTTTCCACAACTTAAAGATGCTTACACAAATGCTGATGAAGCTGAAGTAACAACGCTAAGAGTTGAAATCGAAGGGCTTTCGGAAAAAGCTGAGCAACAACTTATTGAAGCTTATAAAACTGATTCCAATAACATGGAATTTATTGAGAGCTTAGCTGTGTTCTACAACAACATGGCAGGTAATTATTTCTCATTACATCCACAGGCATTTGAGGATGATAAAGAGGCTATCAAAAACAGAGCTCTCACGCTTACAGATTTTGCCATCCGTTATTACAACGAGATGCTTGAAATGGAAGCGAATAATGACCGAATTACTACCAAAATTACCAATCTGAACACCTTAAAAAATAGCTGGAACAACAAATAATGCGTTTCAACACCAAAGCAATTCATGCCGGACAGAAGTTAGAAGAAACAACCGGCGCCGTAATGCCCCCAATCTTTCAAACCTCCACTTATGCTCAAGAGGCACCGAACGTACATCAAGGATATGATTACGCTCGAGTAGGTAACCCTACAAGAACCGCTCTCGAGAACATGATTGCTGGATTAGAAGGCGCTGATGAATGCGCGTGTTTTGCTAGTGGTGTAGCAGCTATGGATGGTCTTTTAAAGATGTTTAGACCGGGCGATCATATCATCGCTTCAAACGACTTATACGGTGGTTCATATCGTTTATTTACTCAAGTATTTGAGCCCTTTGGCATCAAATTCTCATTTATTGATATGACCGATCTAAATTTGGTTAAAGAAGCATTTACTGATCATACTAAAATGCTTTGGATTGAAACACCAACCAACCCACTTCTTCGGGTAGTTGATATAAAAGCTCTTTCAGATATCGCCCATGATGCTGGTGCTTTAGCAATTGTTGATAACACTTTCGCCTCTCCATATTTACAACGCCCATTAGAACTTGGAGCGGATGCCGTATTACATTCCGCTACTAAATATCTAGCGGGTCACTCTGATGTAATTCACGGTGCGGTAGCATCTTCGAACGAGAAGATTATGGAGAACTTACGATTCCAGATTAAATCGGGGGGTGCTGTTCCTGGACCTATGGATTGCTACCTTGTTTTAAGAGGTATCAAAACCTTAGCTGTTCGTGTAGAACGCGCCGTAAGCAATGCTAAGAAAGTGGCTGAGTATTTAGATAATCATCCAAAAGTAGGCATGGTGCATTATCCTGGCTTAAGCTCACATCCACAGCATGAGCTTGCTAAAAAACAAATGGATGACTTTGGCGCAATGGTATCATTTTCCTTAAAAGATGATTCTATGGATGCCGCTAACAAGTTCATGAGTAACACACACTATTTTACGCTCGCTGAGAGTTTAGGTGGTGTAGAATCACTTATAAGCCACCCGGCTTCTATGACTCATGGCTCTATTCCAAAAGAAGTACGTGAGAAAGCAGGACTCAAGGATTCACTAATCCGTTTATCTGTTGGTATTGAAGATGCAGACGATCTAATTGCAGATCTAGAGCAGGCATTTTAATACGACTTCTATTTCGAATTATATATCTTACAGCGCTAGAAAAGCGCTTACAAACCTTTAAAAATTTATTTTATCATGCGTGATGTTGTAATAGTTGAAGCAAAGAGAACTCCAATTGGATCATTTGGTGGGAGTCTCGCTTCTTTTACTGCTCCTGAACTAGGTAGCACGACGATTATTGAACTTATTAAGAGCACAGGAATTACCCCCGACACTGTACAAGAAGTAGTGATGGGTAATGTGCTAACAGCAGGTATTGGCCAAGCTCCAGCACGCCAAGCTGCACTAAAAGCAGGCCTTTCTGAAAAAACTCCAAGTACTACTATCAATAAAGTATGTGCTTCTGGTATGAAGGCTATCATGATGGCGGCTGATCAAATTCGTTTAGGCGATGCTGATGTCGTTGTGGCTGGTGGTATGGAAAGCATGAGTAATGTGCCTTACTACCTACCTAAGCAACGTTATGGCTCAAAATATGGCCACGTTCAAACAGAAGATGGTATTCTAAAAGATGGCCTTTGGGATGTTTACAATGACTTCGCAATGGGTAATGCTGCTGAAATCTGTGCTAAAGAATGTAACATCAGCCGAGAGCAACAAGATGAGTTTGCTATTGAGTCGTACAAAAGAGCACAAAAGGCTCAGGAAGACGGTTCATTTGATGACGAATTGATTTCAATTAAAATCACAGATCGTCGTGGTAATGTTACCATCGTAGATAAAGATGAAGAAGTTTCTAGAGTTAAGTTTGAAAAGATTCCTTCTCTACGCCCTGTATTCGATAAAGAAGGTACAGTAACAGCTGCTAATGCTTCTAGTATCAATGACGGTGCTGCTGCTCTACTTCTTATGAGCGCTGAAAAAGCTGAAGAGCTTGGTCTTAAGCCATTAGCTAAAGTAGTTAGCCACGCCAATGCAGCTAAAGCTCCAGAGTGGTTCACAACAGCACCTGCGGATGCAATTCCAATTGCATTGAAAAAAGCTGGGATCTCAAAAGACGATGTAGATCTTTTTGAAATCAACGAAGCATTTTCAGTTGTATCATTAGCTAACAACCAAATTCTTGAACTAGACCCAGCAAAAGTGAATATCCACGGTGGTGCTGTAAGTATCGGTCACCCAATCGGATGCTCTGGTGCTAGAATCATGGTTACTCTAGTACACGCACTCAAG harbors:
- a CDS encoding tetratricopeptide repeat protein, encoding MKKILQSLFGIALFTTLLVNCGGGGDPIIKEAKDGIQSQNYMAAIATLDSAIAQDPSNAIAHYYKGLAYAEMATNNSNVSARKDPYGKMRENLLTAQKLYAEQGIQSVESVEAELLIDRKWGLEHNAAVQYATGDSAAPQVANPLDVAVDHLENAIIINPDSLLSYDVLAEVHRLNNNIPKAVETMEMIVERKETPDAYDYDRLGGFYLLNEDYDNATRVLEEAAEMYPDSVSIYQKLADAYMNSGQSDESIRVLETLISNDPQNPQYHLVLGTQIYIIASDINEEIEPLYAQAYDLEKDIERLRGNDKAQAQQRLDELNKNISALEMRSSELTDQASEELTLVTELLPDDARAYNILGILNQNRASLLFEKRTNTVDNDKAAEIYEEAKSYLTEAMVSYEKAAEIEPDNTGYWESLFRVYTALGMNEKAEEAMKKAGM
- a CDS encoding tetratricopeptide repeat protein produces the protein MNISKLTRLASFVLAVGFFVSCTSSQFTVDNLIEQENYALALEQIDQELTKNPTAELYIQKAEVLGKIAVTREAENRDSLYNEFDIALENATDNNLDSSALISQKIDSISTKYWNIEHQSGLQAYESDNEQVQRRSILHFQNALIIDSENVETYKSLAIAHYNFGNIEEAISTLNIASSLDQEDSEIYENLGFLYLETGNAQQSAYYYKLANKDPLKDKNIAFGLVNAYISEGNDVEAIKLLDQLVNVYPNNGKIHNVYGTQLFNQVSTLFPQLKDAYTNADEAEVTTLRVEIEGLSEKAEQQLIEAYKTDSNNMEFIESLAVFYNNMAGNYFSLHPQAFEDDKEAIKNRALTLTDFAIRYYNEMLEMEANNDRITTKITNLNTLKNSWNNK
- a CDS encoding cystathionine gamma-synthase, whose translation is MRFNTKAIHAGQKLEETTGAVMPPIFQTSTYAQEAPNVHQGYDYARVGNPTRTALENMIAGLEGADECACFASGVAAMDGLLKMFRPGDHIIASNDLYGGSYRLFTQVFEPFGIKFSFIDMTDLNLVKEAFTDHTKMLWIETPTNPLLRVVDIKALSDIAHDAGALAIVDNTFASPYLQRPLELGADAVLHSATKYLAGHSDVIHGAVASSNEKIMENLRFQIKSGGAVPGPMDCYLVLRGIKTLAVRVERAVSNAKKVAEYLDNHPKVGMVHYPGLSSHPQHELAKKQMDDFGAMVSFSLKDDSMDAANKFMSNTHYFTLAESLGGVESLISHPASMTHGSIPKEVREKAGLKDSLIRLSVGIEDADDLIADLEQAF
- a CDS encoding acetyl-CoA C-acyltransferase, translated to MRDVVIVEAKRTPIGSFGGSLASFTAPELGSTTIIELIKSTGITPDTVQEVVMGNVLTAGIGQAPARQAALKAGLSEKTPSTTINKVCASGMKAIMMAADQIRLGDADVVVAGGMESMSNVPYYLPKQRYGSKYGHVQTEDGILKDGLWDVYNDFAMGNAAEICAKECNISREQQDEFAIESYKRAQKAQEDGSFDDELISIKITDRRGNVTIVDKDEEVSRVKFEKIPSLRPVFDKEGTVTAANASSINDGAAALLLMSAEKAEELGLKPLAKVVSHANAAKAPEWFTTAPADAIPIALKKAGISKDDVDLFEINEAFSVVSLANNQILELDPAKVNIHGGAVSIGHPIGCSGARIMVTLVHALKKTGGKYGCAGICNGGGGASAMVIEMI